One window from the genome of Deltaproteobacteria bacterium encodes:
- a CDS encoding PDZ domain-containing protein, producing the protein MLRSLLGLALLTGLLAACPGTQVRWKAAEPLETLEPKVVVIYPFRFRWAEPEWRTHQKSRDLVSAALAEGRFLVVGPEELTVYRPDDPNVLAGSTLLPRLMELGLTPGEAVVLRAWAEERREKNTRLIFDQAGRPVARQQGEKRVVIAHLQLVEVEKGRILLEGHRSIPFDPLAIQPDYDPLHPLTLALRQMATEALERLEGKGHPSPGTKLVLQHNPAAAAPSGGADPLQTELLQLGFFAYFQPDWGPSDLKALERAGRGARVAALDGPATEAGLMVGDIITACNDMTVTGPETVLRHLARAETGVRLEVRRNLRTVQLVLPRRADD; encoded by the coding sequence ATGCTGCGCTCGCTCCTCGGCCTCGCCCTGCTCACCGGCCTGCTCGCGGCCTGCCCGGGCACCCAGGTGCGCTGGAAGGCCGCCGAGCCGCTCGAGACCCTCGAGCCGAAGGTGGTGGTGATCTACCCCTTCCGCTTCCGCTGGGCCGAGCCCGAGTGGCGCACGCACCAGAAGAGCCGGGACCTGGTCTCGGCCGCCCTCGCCGAGGGCCGCTTCCTGGTGGTGGGCCCCGAGGAGCTGACCGTCTACCGGCCCGACGATCCCAACGTCCTGGCCGGCTCCACCCTCCTGCCCCGGCTGATGGAGCTGGGGCTGACCCCGGGCGAGGCCGTCGTCCTGCGCGCCTGGGCCGAGGAGCGGCGGGAGAAGAACACCCGCCTCATCTTCGACCAGGCGGGGCGCCCGGTGGCCCGGCAGCAGGGGGAGAAGCGGGTGGTCATCGCCCACCTGCAGCTGGTCGAGGTGGAGAAGGGCCGGATCCTGCTGGAGGGCCACCGCAGCATCCCCTTCGACCCCCTGGCCATCCAGCCCGACTACGACCCCCTCCACCCCCTCACCCTCGCCCTGCGGCAGATGGCCACCGAGGCCCTCGAGCGCCTGGAGGGGAAGGGTCACCCCTCCCCCGGCACGAAGCTGGTCCTCCAGCACAACCCGGCGGCGGCGGCCCCGAGCGGCGGCGCCGATCCCCTCCAGACCGAGCTGCTCCAGCTGGGCTTCTTCGCCTACTTCCAGCCCGACTGGGGCCCCTCGGATCTCAAGGCCCTCGAGCGCGCCGGGCGGGGTGCCCGGGTGGCCGCCCTGGACGGCCCCGCCACCGAGGCCGGGCTGATGGTGGGGGACATCATCACCGCCTGCAACGACATGACCGTCACCGGCCCCGAGACCGTGCTTCGCCACCTCGCCCGGGCCGAGACCGGCGTGCGCCTGGAGGTGCGGCGCAACCTGCGCACCGTCCAGCTCGTCCTCCCCCGCAGAGCGGACGATTGA
- the grxC gene encoding glutaredoxin 3: protein MSQVTIYTTPICPYCVMAKRLLQKKSIDFEEIDLSRNPALRAELSARTGMRTVPMIFIGEECIGGSDDLHALDREGELDRKLAALAD from the coding sequence GTGAGCCAGGTCACCATCTACACCACCCCGATCTGCCCCTACTGCGTCATGGCCAAGCGGCTCCTCCAGAAGAAGTCGATCGACTTCGAGGAGATCGACCTCTCGCGCAACCCCGCGCTGCGCGCCGAGCTCTCGGCCAGGACCGGCATGCGCACCGTGCCGATGATCTTCATCGGCGAGGAGTGCATCGGCGGCAGCGACGATCTCCACGCCCTGGATCGCGAGGGAGAGCTCGATCGCAAGCTCGCCGCCCTCGCCGACTGA
- the groL gene encoding chaperonin GroEL (60 kDa chaperone family; promotes refolding of misfolded polypeptides especially under stressful conditions; forms two stacked rings of heptamers to form a barrel-shaped 14mer; ends can be capped by GroES; misfolded proteins enter the barrel where they are refolded when GroES binds), producing MAKEIIFDTKARELILNGVNTLANAVKVTLGPRGRNVVIDKSFGPPVITKDGVTVAKEIELKNRFENMGAQMVKEVASKTSDVAGDGTTTATVLSQAIFREGSKLVAAGHDPMSIRRGIDKAVEIATGQLAKLSKDTKDKKEIAQVGTISANGDSTIGEIIAEAMEKVGKEGVITVEEAKSLETTLDVVEGMQFDRGYLSPYFVTDAERMEVALEDPFILIHEKKISSMKDLLPALELVARAGRPLLIIAEDIEGEALATLVVNKLRGTLNAAAVKAPGFGDRRKAMLQDIAILTGGKMIAEDLGIKLDSITLDDLGTAKRVTIDKDNTTIVDGAGAGEDIEGRVKQIRAQIEETSSDYDREKLQERLAKLVGGVAVINVGAATEVEMKEKKARVEDALNATRAAVEEGIVPGGGVALIRCLDAIESMKVSEEEAWGVKIILRALEEPLRQIAANAGLEGSIVVNNVREHKDAYGYNAATATYEDLVEAGVIDPTKVTRSALQNAASVASLMLTTEAMIAELPEEKSGGAPDMGGMGGMGGMGGMGMM from the coding sequence ATGGCCAAGGAAATCATCTTCGACACGAAGGCCCGCGAGCTCATCCTCAACGGCGTGAACACCCTCGCCAACGCGGTGAAGGTCACCCTCGGGCCCCGCGGCCGCAACGTCGTCATCGACAAGAGCTTCGGCCCGCCGGTCATCACCAAGGACGGCGTCACCGTCGCCAAGGAGATCGAGCTGAAGAACCGGTTCGAGAACATGGGCGCCCAGATGGTGAAGGAGGTCGCCTCCAAGACCTCGGACGTCGCCGGCGACGGCACCACCACCGCCACCGTCCTCTCCCAGGCGATCTTCCGCGAGGGCTCCAAGCTCGTCGCCGCCGGCCACGACCCCATGAGCATCAGGCGGGGCATCGACAAGGCCGTCGAGATCGCCACCGGTCAGCTCGCCAAGCTCTCCAAGGACACCAAGGACAAGAAGGAGATCGCTCAGGTCGGCACCATCTCCGCCAACGGCGACTCCACCATCGGCGAGATCATCGCCGAGGCGATGGAGAAGGTCGGCAAGGAGGGCGTGATCACGGTCGAGGAGGCCAAGAGCCTCGAGACCACCCTGGACGTCGTCGAGGGCATGCAGTTCGACCGCGGCTACCTCTCCCCCTACTTCGTGACCGACGCCGAGCGCATGGAGGTCGCCCTCGAGGATCCCTTCATCCTCATCCACGAGAAGAAGATCTCCTCGATGAAGGACCTCCTCCCGGCCCTCGAGCTGGTGGCCCGCGCTGGCCGTCCGCTCCTCATCATCGCCGAGGACATCGAGGGTGAGGCCCTCGCCACCCTCGTCGTGAACAAGCTGCGTGGCACGCTGAACGCCGCCGCCGTGAAGGCCCCGGGCTTCGGCGACCGCCGCAAGGCCATGCTGCAGGACATCGCGATCCTCACCGGCGGCAAGATGATCGCCGAGGATCTGGGCATCAAGCTCGACTCCATCACCCTCGACGACCTCGGCACCGCCAAGCGCGTCACCATCGACAAGGACAACACCACCATCGTCGATGGCGCCGGCGCCGGCGAGGACATCGAGGGTCGGGTCAAGCAGATCCGCGCCCAGATCGAGGAGACCTCCTCCGACTACGACCGCGAGAAGCTGCAGGAGCGCCTCGCCAAGCTGGTCGGCGGCGTGGCCGTCATCAACGTCGGCGCCGCCACCGAGGTCGAGATGAAGGAGAAGAAGGCCCGCGTCGAGGACGCCCTCAACGCGACCCGCGCTGCCGTCGAGGAGGGCATCGTCCCTGGCGGTGGTGTGGCCCTCATCCGCTGCCTCGACGCGATCGAGAGCATGAAGGTCTCCGAGGAGGAGGCCTGGGGCGTGAAGATCATCCTTCGCGCGCTCGAGGAGCCGCTGCGCCAGATCGCCGCCAACGCGGGCCTCGAGGGCTCCATCGTGGTGAACAACGTGCGCGAGCACAAGGACGCCTACGGCTACAACGCCGCCACCGCGACCTACGAGGACCTGGTCGAGGCCGGCGTCATCGACCCCACCAAGGTGACCCGCTCTGCCCTGCAGAACGCCGCCTCGGTGGCCTCCCTCATGCTGACCACCGAGGCCATGATCGCCGAGCTCCCCGAGGAGAAGAGCGGCGGCGCCCCCGACATGGGCGGCATGGGCGGCATGGGTGGCATGGGCGGCATGGGCATGATGTAG
- the groES gene encoding co-chaperone GroES: protein MKIRPLHDRVVLKRIEGEEKTKSGIIIPDSAKEKPLEGEIVAAGNGKILEDGTVRNLDVKVGDRVLFSKYAGTEIKLDGEELLMMREDDILGIIEK from the coding sequence ATGAAGATCCGTCCCCTGCACGACCGCGTGGTGCTCAAGCGCATCGAGGGCGAGGAGAAGACCAAGTCCGGCATCATCATCCCCGACTCCGCCAAGGAGAAGCCCCTCGAGGGCGAGATCGTCGCGGCGGGCAACGGCAAGATCCTCGAGGACGGCACCGTCCGCAACCTCGACGTGAAGGTCGGCGACCGGGTGCTCTTCAGCAAGTACGCCGGCACCGAGATCAAGCTCGACGGCGAGGAGCTGCTCATGATGCGCGAGGACGACATCCTCGGGATCATCGAGAAGTAG